A genome region from Macrotis lagotis isolate mMagLag1 chromosome 4, bilby.v1.9.chrom.fasta, whole genome shotgun sequence includes the following:
- the LOC141520247 gene encoding UDP-N-acetylglucosamine transferase subunit ALG14-like — MLVVASSGGHTTEILRLLGSLSKGYNPRHYVLADTDKMSATKINLFEAKRAERDSESWYKIHHIPRSREVQQSWSSSLFTTLYAVCYSPPLTFRLKPDLVLCNGPGTCVPICVSALLLGILGIKKVIIVYVESICRVETLSLSGTILYHFSDYFFVQWPALKEKYPKSVYCG; from the coding sequence ATGCTGGTGGTGGCCAGCTCCGGTGGGCACACCACAGAAATACTGAGACTGCTTGGTAGCTTATCCAAAGGCTATAATCCAAGGCATTATGTCCTTGCTGATACCGATAAGATGAGTGCtactaaaataaatttgtttGAAGCGAAGAGAGCTGAGAGAGATTCTGAATCTTGGtacaaaattcatcatattcCAAGGAGTCGAGAGGTCCAGCAGTCTTGGAGCTCCTCACTGTTTACAACCTTATATGCTGTGTGTTACTCCCCTCCTTTGACCTTTCGACTCAAACCAGACTTGGTGTTGTGTAATGGCCCAGGAACATGTGTTCCTATCTGTGTATCTGCCCTTCTTCTTGGGATACTGGGAATAAAGAAAGTGATCATTGTCTACGTTGAGAGTATCTGCAGAGTAGAAACCTTATCCCTTTCCGGAACGATTCTTTACCACTTTTCAGATTACTTCTTTGTTCAGTGGCCAGCTCTTAAGGAAAAATATCCCAAATCTGTGTACTGTGGATGA